One Aliidiomarina minuta genomic region harbors:
- a CDS encoding DksA/TraR family C4-type zinc finger protein: MAGGWSRDGAVQDQIDASVEDSVKRARSRMPAGESFTHCEECGEAIPEARRKAVPGVRFCIECQSELDKEESAAAGFNRRGSKDSQLR; this comes from the coding sequence ATGGCGGGTGGTTGGTCGCGTGATGGCGCTGTACAGGATCAAATTGATGCCAGTGTCGAAGACAGTGTAAAGCGGGCGCGCAGTCGCATGCCAGCAGGCGAAAGCTTTACTCATTGTGAAGAGTGTGGTGAAGCGATTCCTGAAGCACGGCGTAAAGCCGTGCCAGGAGTGCGCTTTTGTATTGAATGTCAGAGCGAGTTGGATAAAGAAGAGTCCGCAGCAGCTGGCTTTAATCGCCGGGGCAGTAAAGACAGCCAACTGCGTTAA
- a CDS encoding zinc-dependent metalloprotease, protein MKLLTALFRLASVLVLLSFSVANASSIAEFTEDMQAHKGYYDFFYDSTEDKVYLQVPRNTAPFIFQSSLPRGIGSNDLGLDRGQLGKTRLAQFSVHGNRVLLNEKNTQYQALTDNQAERDSVQEAFAESVLFGFEVAANNSDYVLINYTPFLYTDIHNIRQRLQSLDEGDFQPDESRSVLWPERMRAFPENTELEARVTFTGNNAGPYVRSVTPDPSAITVHLHHSFIQLPDDDYQPRAFHPNSGYYARGFQDYAAPLQESMDHRFIARHRLQKKNPQAASSEAVEPIVYYLDPGVPEPVRTALLDGARWWNDAFTAIGFEDAFVVRDLPADADPMDVRYNIIQWVHRATRGWSYGYSVADPRTGEILKGHVSLGSLRVRQDMKLAEGLLAPYTTDKDTESLLADIQEMALNRIRQLSAHEIGHTLGIAHNFAANPQDRASVMDYPHPLVTINDDGELSLSEAYSKGMGRWDKFTIAYGYSQFASSEAEQQGLASLLENAAEQNYAFISDRDARPVGGAHPHAHLWDNGEDATAELSRLFEVRQKVLQQFGRHNLAEGRPLDELEQVLVPMYLLHRYQAEAAVKQVAGMHYRYYLQGDDTSDYHPVNGEQQRYAVDTLLQTLQTSFLHLPQNIEQLLVPKAYGSAVSREDFQSRMGLISDPVTIAEASAQHTLSLLLHPQRLNRLRWQHEQDSNILSPAKLLQLLSETTVHPLRDSADAITQRVAYLTLYHLAQLNIGSEIAPEVRAQAEMELDKLHSWLNEQSSDATEPGYMRYLARRIEHVLQEGSWMDDFQPAAMPPGSPI, encoded by the coding sequence ATGAAACTATTAACAGCACTATTCAGGCTGGCCTCTGTGCTTGTCCTGCTCAGTTTTTCTGTGGCAAATGCCAGCTCGATAGCCGAATTTACTGAGGATATGCAAGCACATAAAGGCTATTACGATTTCTTTTATGACAGCACTGAAGATAAAGTATATCTTCAGGTCCCGCGTAATACAGCACCTTTTATTTTCCAGAGCAGCCTGCCTCGTGGTATTGGCTCAAACGACTTAGGGCTGGACCGTGGCCAGCTGGGTAAAACCCGCTTAGCGCAGTTCAGTGTGCACGGCAACCGAGTGCTGCTTAACGAAAAAAACACCCAGTATCAGGCGCTAACTGACAATCAGGCTGAACGTGACAGCGTGCAGGAAGCCTTCGCTGAATCCGTCTTATTTGGTTTTGAAGTGGCGGCCAATAACTCAGATTATGTGCTTATCAACTACACCCCTTTTCTATACACCGATATTCACAATATTCGCCAGCGACTTCAGAGTCTGGACGAAGGCGACTTTCAGCCTGATGAGTCACGCTCAGTTTTATGGCCTGAGCGCATGCGGGCCTTTCCTGAAAACACTGAGTTAGAAGCCCGGGTGACCTTCACGGGTAACAACGCAGGCCCCTATGTGCGCTCAGTGACTCCAGACCCTTCTGCTATCACAGTACATTTGCATCATTCATTTATACAGTTACCTGACGATGATTATCAGCCCAGGGCTTTTCATCCCAACAGCGGTTATTATGCGCGCGGTTTTCAGGATTACGCAGCGCCGTTGCAGGAAAGCATGGATCATCGTTTTATTGCCCGTCACCGACTGCAGAAAAAGAATCCGCAAGCTGCATCCAGCGAAGCCGTTGAACCTATAGTTTATTACCTCGATCCAGGGGTACCTGAACCCGTGCGTACAGCTTTACTGGACGGAGCACGCTGGTGGAATGATGCCTTCACGGCTATTGGATTTGAAGACGCCTTTGTCGTACGCGACCTGCCCGCAGATGCAGATCCTATGGATGTACGCTACAACATTATCCAGTGGGTACACCGAGCAACCCGGGGTTGGTCTTATGGCTACTCGGTAGCTGATCCTCGTACTGGAGAAATTCTGAAAGGTCATGTTTCCCTGGGCTCCTTACGTGTGCGCCAGGATATGAAACTGGCTGAAGGCTTACTCGCTCCTTATACTACCGATAAAGACACCGAAAGCCTGCTTGCAGATATTCAGGAAATGGCACTGAACCGGATTCGACAGCTATCGGCCCATGAAATAGGCCATACCTTAGGCATTGCCCACAATTTTGCTGCCAATCCCCAGGATCGAGCTTCCGTTATGGACTACCCGCACCCGCTGGTTACCATCAATGACGACGGCGAGCTGAGCTTAAGTGAGGCTTACAGTAAAGGTATGGGCCGCTGGGATAAATTCACCATAGCCTATGGTTACAGTCAGTTTGCATCCAGCGAAGCAGAACAGCAGGGGCTGGCATCACTACTTGAGAATGCTGCAGAACAAAACTATGCCTTTATCTCGGATCGTGATGCCCGACCTGTCGGGGGAGCTCATCCTCACGCACACCTTTGGGACAATGGTGAAGATGCCACCGCAGAGCTCAGTCGCCTTTTTGAAGTACGGCAAAAAGTATTGCAACAGTTTGGCCGGCATAATCTGGCTGAAGGGCGTCCACTCGATGAGTTAGAACAGGTGCTGGTGCCTATGTATCTGTTGCATCGCTATCAAGCCGAAGCCGCCGTTAAGCAGGTAGCGGGTATGCATTATCGTTATTATCTGCAAGGTGACGACACCTCTGATTATCATCCAGTTAATGGCGAACAACAGCGTTATGCGGTCGACACATTATTACAAACGCTGCAAACCAGCTTTCTGCATCTGCCGCAGAATATTGAACAACTGCTGGTGCCTAAAGCCTATGGTTCTGCGGTTAGCCGCGAAGATTTCCAGTCTCGTATGGGCCTGATCAGCGATCCTGTAACCATCGCTGAAGCCAGTGCTCAACACACCCTGAGTCTGTTGCTACACCCACAACGTCTGAACCGGTTGCGCTGGCAGCATGAGCAGGATAGCAACATTTTATCGCCTGCCAAATTACTTCAGCTACTGAGCGAAACCACAGTGCATCCGCTGCGCGATTCGGCTGATGCAATTACACAACGTGTTGCCTACCTGACTCTGTATCACCTGGCTCAACTCAATATAGGAAGTGAAATAGCTCCCGAAGTTCGGGCTCAGGCAGAAATGGAACTGGACAAACTGCATAGCTGGTTGAATGAGCAGAGCTCTGATGCGACTGAACCAGGCTATATGCGTTACCTGGCGCGACGCATTGAGCATGTATTGCAGGAAGGAAGCTGGATGGATGATTTTCAGCCAGCAGCGATGCCACCCGGCTCGCCAATATAA
- a CDS encoding endonuclease/exonuclease/phosphatase family protein, with the protein MNSSLLIMLVPVTVLGIVTFLPLWRLEAWWIRILDFPRLQLFFLAFAVFALQLMLLQTDSYASWGLLIFSLICVLYQSWWILPYSPLYKKEVAFSDQGAGDEALSLMIANVLTPNRNAKDLIAMLHEHKPDLLVTLESDDWWQQQLAVIEDDYTYSVKCPLDNLYGMHLYSKLPLSEISVEFLVEKDVPSIHVLIEMSSGRQVQAHFLHPAPPGPTENEESSERDAELVMVARRVQNSQLPVIVSGDLNDVAWSETTRLFRKVSGLLDPRVGRGMFNSFHAQYWFARWPLDHLFHSQDFNLKGMQRLSAFGSDHFPILTRLVLKPTAQEDQDGLEKNAEDKAWADEKLS; encoded by the coding sequence ATGAACAGCAGTCTATTGATAATGCTTGTGCCTGTTACGGTGCTGGGCATAGTAACCTTTTTACCGCTCTGGCGTCTTGAAGCCTGGTGGATTCGAATACTCGATTTTCCGCGCCTGCAACTTTTTTTTCTGGCTTTCGCCGTATTCGCTCTGCAGCTGATGTTACTACAGACAGATAGTTATGCCAGCTGGGGATTGTTGATTTTCAGCTTAATCTGCGTTTTGTATCAGAGTTGGTGGATCCTGCCGTACTCGCCTTTGTACAAAAAAGAGGTGGCGTTTTCGGATCAGGGGGCTGGCGATGAGGCACTTTCTCTGATGATAGCGAATGTACTGACGCCTAATCGTAATGCAAAAGATCTGATTGCTATGCTGCATGAGCATAAACCGGACCTACTGGTGACTCTGGAATCAGACGATTGGTGGCAGCAGCAATTAGCAGTTATTGAAGATGATTATACCTATAGTGTTAAGTGCCCGTTAGACAACCTTTATGGTATGCATCTGTATTCAAAGTTGCCGTTGTCAGAAATCTCGGTTGAGTTTTTAGTAGAAAAGGATGTGCCTTCTATTCATGTTTTGATTGAAATGTCCTCAGGGCGTCAGGTACAGGCTCACTTTTTACATCCGGCTCCTCCAGGCCCCACCGAAAATGAGGAGTCGTCAGAGCGGGATGCTGAACTGGTGATGGTGGCCAGACGGGTGCAGAATAGCCAATTACCTGTCATTGTCAGCGGCGATCTCAATGATGTGGCCTGGTCTGAAACCACTCGTCTATTTCGTAAAGTCAGTGGATTACTGGACCCCCGGGTAGGGCGTGGCATGTTTAATAGCTTTCACGCTCAGTACTGGTTCGCTCGCTGGCCACTGGATCATCTTTTTCATAGTCAGGACTTTAATTTAAAAGGTATGCAGCGGTTGTCTGCTTTTGGTTCTGACCATTTTCCTATTCTTACGCGGCTGGTGTTAAAACCAACCGCGCAAGAAGATCAGGATGGGCTGGAAAAAAATGCGGAAGACAAGGCCTGGGCGGATGAAAAACTGAGTTAA
- a CDS encoding acetyl-CoA hydrolase/transferase C-terminal domain-containing protein, which yields MADDNPQRISQSSVCVDQVIQKVGKKITLGLPLGLGKPIHFANALYQRAKSDPSIELHIVTALSLLAPAPSAGLEKRFMDPFVERLYGDIPELEYARDVLNHKLPDNVKVSEFFFQAGNFLNHSEQQRNYICTNYTHAMRDLMALGVNVVGQLVAPDNDPTYPEQFSLSCNPDLSLDLFANLRAAETPDKPVALVAECNEKLPFFGRDAAVPTATFDFVLHNADTHYPLFSVPQTPISAQDHLIGFYASSLLKDGGTLQVGIGSLGAALIYSACLRHQNNEQWQQLYRNLRVAEHFPVARKYGGTDTFSKGLYGCSEMMVDGFIYLLEAGILSRKVYPDAELQEQINEGTLDPSQNEDPRLQDGVVMHGGFYLGPRNFYKKLSQLTTEQRQLICMSSVNYINDLNDHRFGNQRLKVAQRISSRFINSAMQCTLDGAAVSDGLEDGRVLSGVGGQYNFVAMAHELEDARSILTLRSTRSSGGKTQSNILFSYGHCTIPRHLRDIVITEYGIADLRGKADEEVYLALIRIADSRFQPQLLKQAQEAGKVDADFKLPNDWKNNTMEAIQQSLQEFQQQELFPAFPFGCDFSDDELKIGKALKQLKADTATRTGKLSTVFQALLAGSGKQDYAPQLQRMELDKPEGFKAWLDRRLLLHGLKKTGI from the coding sequence ATGGCTGATGACAACCCACAGAGAATTTCCCAAAGCAGTGTATGCGTTGATCAGGTCATTCAAAAAGTCGGAAAAAAAATCACCCTGGGGCTCCCTCTTGGCTTAGGCAAACCTATTCACTTTGCCAACGCGCTGTACCAGCGGGCCAAATCAGATCCTTCCATAGAACTACACATAGTCACGGCGCTTTCACTGCTGGCGCCAGCGCCTTCTGCGGGTCTGGAGAAGCGTTTCATGGACCCTTTTGTAGAACGTTTGTATGGTGATATACCGGAGTTGGAATACGCCAGAGATGTGCTGAACCATAAACTACCTGATAACGTCAAAGTTTCTGAGTTCTTCTTTCAGGCAGGCAACTTTCTCAATCACAGCGAACAACAACGGAATTATATCTGCACCAACTACACCCATGCCATGCGCGACTTAATGGCCCTGGGCGTCAATGTGGTAGGCCAACTGGTCGCCCCCGATAACGACCCCACCTATCCTGAGCAGTTCAGTCTCAGTTGTAACCCGGATTTATCTTTAGATTTATTCGCCAACCTGCGCGCAGCAGAAACTCCGGATAAACCAGTAGCCCTGGTCGCCGAGTGCAATGAAAAATTGCCTTTCTTCGGCCGCGACGCCGCAGTGCCCACCGCCACTTTTGACTTTGTATTGCACAATGCAGACACCCACTACCCACTGTTTTCAGTTCCGCAAACGCCAATTAGTGCTCAGGATCACCTGATCGGCTTCTATGCTAGTAGTCTGTTAAAAGATGGTGGCACTTTACAGGTTGGCATTGGTTCGCTCGGCGCGGCTTTAATTTACAGTGCCTGCTTACGCCATCAGAACAATGAACAATGGCAACAGCTTTATCGCAACCTCAGAGTGGCAGAACATTTTCCAGTAGCCCGGAAATACGGCGGTACCGACACTTTCAGCAAAGGTTTGTATGGTTGCAGTGAGATGATGGTCGATGGTTTCATTTACCTGTTAGAAGCTGGCATCTTAAGTCGCAAAGTATATCCTGACGCCGAATTGCAGGAACAGATTAATGAAGGGACTTTGGACCCCTCACAAAATGAGGACCCTCGTTTACAGGACGGAGTCGTGATGCATGGCGGATTTTATCTCGGTCCCCGTAACTTTTATAAAAAATTAAGCCAACTCACCACTGAACAACGTCAGCTTATTTGCATGAGCAGCGTGAATTATATAAACGATCTCAATGACCATCGCTTCGGCAATCAAAGGCTTAAGGTGGCCCAGCGGATCTCCAGCCGTTTTATCAATTCAGCCATGCAATGCACGCTGGATGGCGCGGCGGTTTCCGATGGACTGGAAGACGGCCGTGTGCTCAGTGGGGTTGGCGGTCAGTATAACTTTGTCGCCATGGCTCACGAACTGGAAGATGCCCGCTCCATACTGACACTACGAAGCACCCGCAGTTCAGGCGGAAAAACTCAGTCCAATATTTTATTCAGTTATGGCCATTGCACCATTCCCCGACACCTGCGCGATATTGTCATCACCGAATACGGCATTGCCGATTTACGCGGGAAAGCAGATGAAGAAGTCTACCTGGCTTTAATTCGCATTGCCGACTCCAGGTTCCAGCCCCAGCTTCTAAAACAGGCACAGGAAGCTGGCAAAGTGGACGCAGACTTCAAACTGCCCAACGACTGGAAAAACAATACGATGGAAGCTATCCAGCAGAGTCTGCAAGAATTTCAGCAACAAGAACTTTTCCCAGCTTTCCCCTTTGGCTGTGACTTTAGTGACGATGAATTGAAAATAGGCAAAGCCTTGAAACAGCTTAAAGCCGACACTGCGACCCGTACAGGTAAGCTGAGCACAGTTTTTCAGGCCCTGCTCGCTGGATCTGGCAAACAAGATTACGCGCCTCAGCTGCAACGTATGGAACTGGATAAACCAGAAGGTTTTAAAGCCTGGCTGGACCGGCGTTTATTACTACACGGATTAAAAAAGACCGGTATTTAA
- a CDS encoding membrane-associated protein — MTKQSVVPLWLKLSFTLLATVVVTVYWRDKGPSNLLWFSDIALILLVPALWLQSRLLNSTMAVAVLFLEIGWLIDFISGSNLLQVTDYMFDVDHELHLRILSGLFHITMPPVIIFLLLRLGYDPRALPLQSLLAAVVLPVTYLVSDPDDNINMVFGIPEPQQFMHPWLYLLLLLGAFIALVYIPSHHIFKRLFNSANKSTA; from the coding sequence ATGACGAAACAATCCGTCGTTCCGCTTTGGCTTAAATTAAGCTTTACCTTGCTCGCTACGGTGGTGGTCACTGTCTATTGGCGGGATAAAGGGCCCAGTAACCTGTTATGGTTCTCTGATATAGCTCTGATCCTGCTTGTCCCCGCCCTCTGGCTGCAAAGCCGCTTATTAAACAGTACGATGGCCGTCGCAGTGCTGTTCCTTGAGATAGGCTGGTTGATTGATTTTATCAGCGGGTCTAACCTGCTTCAGGTGACTGATTATATGTTTGATGTCGATCACGAACTTCATCTTCGTATACTTTCAGGTCTGTTTCACATAACAATGCCACCGGTCATTATTTTCCTGTTACTGCGTCTAGGATATGACCCCCGCGCTTTGCCTTTACAAAGCTTACTAGCCGCCGTGGTGCTTCCTGTCACCTATCTGGTCAGCGACCCCGACGATAACATCAATATGGTATTTGGCATTCCTGAACCGCAGCAATTTATGCACCCCTGGCTCTATTTATTGCTCCTGCTGGGTGCCTTCATAGCGCTGGTGTATATACCTTCACACCATATTTTTAAGCGATTATTTAATTCTGCGAATAAGAGTACTGCATAG
- a CDS encoding peptidylprolyl isomerase, which translates to MAKAAAVHILLNSKEEAEQLKQELAQGANFAELAKKHSQCPSGKQGGDLGEFRKGDMVKAFDDVVFKKALLEVQGPVKTQFGYHLIKTLYRS; encoded by the coding sequence ATGGCAAAAGCAGCAGCCGTTCATATTTTGCTAAACAGCAAAGAAGAAGCCGAACAACTTAAACAAGAGCTGGCGCAGGGCGCTAACTTCGCAGAACTGGCAAAGAAGCATTCGCAGTGCCCTTCGGGTAAACAGGGCGGTGACCTGGGAGAATTCCGCAAAGGGGATATGGTAAAAGCCTTCGATGATGTGGTTTTTAAAAAAGCCTTACTGGAAGTACAAGGGCCGGTTAAAACCCAGTTTGGTTACCATTTGATTAAAACTTTATACCGAAGCTGA
- a CDS encoding M14 family metallopeptidase, whose protein sequence is MTEATHTAAYKIGTPGKPWGAQEKAEWLAEQKIQRSYADDVLQKIKGFEKDFSIEQYASLEYEQHGAKRYPLFIVKNRDWDNKKPTVLVTGGVHGYETSGVHGALRFIETQALQYAKDFNILVVPCISPWGYETINRWTPLAVDPNRSFVVDSPAEEAASVMAYLAIKDIKPDAHIDLHETTDTDNSEFRPALAARDGITNSNWNIPDGFYLVGDSENLQPEFQKAVLQSVSQVTHIAEADEQGQLIGAKTDMPGLISFPTKKLGLCIGLSDAAYVTTTEVYPDSAKATAEECIQAQVAAVTGALNFLQTALR, encoded by the coding sequence ATGACTGAAGCTACACACACAGCCGCATATAAAATAGGTACACCAGGTAAACCCTGGGGAGCCCAGGAAAAAGCCGAGTGGCTGGCAGAACAAAAAATTCAACGTTCTTATGCCGACGATGTATTACAGAAAATAAAGGGCTTTGAAAAAGACTTTAGCATTGAGCAATATGCAAGCCTTGAGTATGAGCAGCATGGTGCTAAGCGCTATCCATTGTTTATTGTGAAAAACAGAGACTGGGATAACAAGAAACCGACTGTTCTGGTGACAGGAGGTGTGCATGGTTACGAAACCAGTGGCGTGCATGGTGCTTTGCGTTTTATTGAAACTCAGGCTCTGCAATATGCTAAAGATTTCAATATTCTGGTGGTGCCCTGTATCAGCCCCTGGGGTTATGAAACCATTAATCGCTGGACACCGCTGGCCGTAGATCCTAACCGGTCGTTCGTAGTTGATAGCCCGGCTGAAGAAGCCGCTTCTGTGATGGCTTATTTAGCAATTAAAGATATTAAGCCGGATGCACATATTGATTTACATGAAACCACGGATACCGATAATAGCGAATTCCGGCCTGCTCTGGCCGCTCGTGATGGCATAACTAACAGTAACTGGAATATTCCGGATGGTTTCTATCTGGTAGGTGATTCAGAAAACCTGCAACCTGAATTTCAAAAAGCGGTGCTGCAATCGGTTAGTCAGGTAACTCATATTGCTGAAGCGGATGAGCAGGGGCAATTGATTGGCGCAAAAACCGATATGCCAGGGCTGATTAGTTTTCCGACTAAAAAGCTGGGGTTGTGTATAGGTTTGAGTGATGCCGCTTATGTGACTACCACTGAAGTCTATCCGGATAGCGCTAAGGCTACCGCTGAAGAATGCATTCAGGCTCAGGTGGCGGCTGTCACCGGGGCTTTGAACTTTCTACAGACAGCGCTTCGGTAG
- a CDS encoding LysR family transcriptional regulator, with the protein MSDSLQHLRILCAAVESRNFKEAARRLGISPQSVTRSIQYLEGHHGEMLFLRNTRKVQVTSFGESLAQRARSALLEFDDLLNSNKVEEQQSLSGLVRITAPSAIGPSLVTPVIARINQQYPNIRFDLRFDDQRTDVVNERVDIGIRIGAIRDNRFIVRKLRNVHFHVVATPALLAQQGVPQKPQDLQQLPCTAIYDRSSGKAWPWEFINNQLLQHSNPVLLCDNIEAEYKFILNGGGIGQIIDFFAHRSIASGQLQEVLSEFAPEPWDMYVFRPQQGPVAPRIRIVFDALVKELSVDKRKS; encoded by the coding sequence ATGTCAGATTCGTTACAACATCTACGTATTCTATGCGCTGCTGTAGAAAGCCGTAATTTTAAAGAAGCGGCACGACGACTGGGTATTTCACCGCAATCGGTGACCCGGTCGATCCAGTATCTGGAAGGGCATCATGGCGAAATGCTATTCCTGCGTAATACCCGCAAAGTGCAAGTCACTTCTTTTGGAGAAAGTCTGGCACAGCGCGCCCGTTCCGCCTTGTTGGAATTTGACGACCTGCTGAATAGCAATAAAGTCGAAGAGCAACAATCGTTAAGCGGCCTGGTTCGGATAACAGCACCCAGCGCCATCGGCCCCTCGTTAGTGACGCCTGTAATCGCCAGAATAAACCAGCAGTACCCGAACATCCGCTTTGATTTACGTTTTGATGATCAACGTACTGACGTAGTCAATGAGCGAGTCGACATTGGTATTCGAATTGGTGCGATCAGAGATAATCGCTTTATCGTGCGCAAACTGCGCAACGTCCATTTTCATGTCGTAGCTACACCTGCATTATTAGCGCAACAAGGCGTTCCTCAAAAACCTCAGGATTTGCAGCAACTACCATGCACTGCTATTTATGACCGCAGTTCGGGCAAAGCCTGGCCCTGGGAGTTCATAAACAACCAGTTGCTGCAACATAGCAACCCAGTACTACTGTGCGACAATATAGAAGCTGAATATAAATTCATTTTAAACGGCGGCGGTATTGGCCAGATTATCGACTTTTTTGCCCACCGCAGCATTGCCAGCGGGCAATTGCAGGAAGTACTCAGTGAGTTCGCTCCCGAACCTTGGGATATGTATGTATTTCGTCCACAACAAGGCCCGGTAGCGCCCCGTATTCGGATAGTCTTTGATGCCCTAGTAAAGGAATTGTCCGTGGATAAACGGAAATCATAG
- a CDS encoding SDR family oxidoreductase, which translates to MNSGIQNKVVVITGASSGLGAETARHLAKQGAKLVLAARREDKLKSVAAEVEAAGAEVLIKQTDVTDKAQVQALIDAAVDKFGRVDVLINNAGLMAIAPISERKVDEWEAMLDINVKGVLYGIAAALPVFEKQQSGHFINISSVAGLKVFSPGGSVYSGTKFAVSAISEGLRHEVGEHIRTTTISPGAVDSELKYGSSHEESSAAVQEFYKSAIPSDSVARAIIYAIEQPADVDINDIVLRPTSQEF; encoded by the coding sequence ATGAATTCAGGTATTCAGAACAAAGTAGTAGTGATCACAGGTGCAAGCAGTGGTTTAGGTGCTGAAACAGCACGTCATCTGGCCAAACAGGGCGCTAAGCTGGTGTTAGCGGCACGGCGTGAAGATAAATTAAAAAGCGTAGCTGCCGAAGTAGAAGCAGCTGGCGCGGAAGTGCTTATTAAGCAAACAGATGTGACCGATAAAGCACAGGTTCAGGCTTTGATTGACGCGGCAGTCGATAAATTTGGTCGTGTCGATGTACTGATCAATAACGCTGGTTTGATGGCGATAGCACCTATTTCAGAACGCAAAGTGGATGAATGGGAAGCGATGCTTGATATCAATGTGAAAGGTGTTCTTTATGGCATCGCGGCGGCACTGCCCGTGTTTGAAAAGCAGCAGTCCGGTCACTTCATTAATATTTCTTCAGTCGCTGGCCTGAAAGTATTTAGCCCCGGCGGTTCGGTTTATAGCGGCACCAAATTTGCGGTTAGTGCTATCAGCGAAGGTTTACGCCATGAAGTGGGTGAACATATCCGCACCACTACTATTTCTCCTGGTGCAGTTGATTCAGAACTTAAATATGGCAGTTCGCATGAGGAAAGCTCTGCCGCAGTGCAGGAGTTTTATAAGAGCGCCATACCTTCTGACTCAGTAGCTCGCGCTATTATTTATGCTATCGAGCAGCCAGCAGATGTTGATATTAATGACATTGTCCTGCGACCTACTTCTCAGGAGTTTTAA